A genomic stretch from Anthonomus grandis grandis unplaced genomic scaffold, icAntGran1.3 ctg00000340.1, whole genome shotgun sequence includes:
- the LOC126749589 gene encoding glutathione S-transferase-like, with protein MPSYKLTYFDIPGIVQHIRYILSYANQPFEDVRLNPADWPKLKEKFPYGKLPTFEIDGKIFNQSNAIARYLAKQYGLNGKNDLETLKVECLTDTLVDLRNGLSAIVYEKDEAKKEELKKNLVENLFPTYLPKFEEIAAKSTSGWLVGSQITWADLFYASTLAIFEEKFPGLLKPYPALTALVAKVENIPSIKAYLEKHKK; from the exons ATGCCTTCATACAAATTAACATACTTCGATATTCCCGGCATAGTTCAACATATAAGATACATTTTGTCATACGCAAACCAACCATTTGAAGATGTCCGTCTAAATCCTGCAGATTGGCCAAAACTAAAAGAAA AGTTTCCCTATGGAAAATTGCCCACGTTtgaaatagatggaaaaatatttaatcaaagtaACGCCATCGCCAGATATTTGGCAAAACAATACGGATTGAATGGTAAAAATGACTTGGAAACCTTGAAAGTGGAATGCTTAACTGATACTTTAGTGGATTTGAGGAACG gattGTCTGCTATTGTTTATGAAAAGGATGAagcaaaaaaagaagaattaaaaaagaacttaGTAGAAAACCTGTTTCCGACTTATCTTCCAAAGTTTGAAGAGATCGCTGCCAAAAGCACTTCTGGATGGCTTGTTGGCTCTCAG ATTACATGGGCAGACTTATTTTACGCTTCGACCCTGGCTATCTTTGAAGAAAAATTCCCTGGCCTTTTGAAACCTTATCCAGCTTTAACGGCTTTGGTAGCAAAGGTCGAGAATATTCCTAGCATTAAAGCGTACTTGGAGAAACATAAGAAATAA